One region of Natronobacterium texcoconense genomic DNA includes:
- a CDS encoding universal stress protein, whose protein sequence is MYDRILVPTDGSEAATTATEEAVDLADLNDAEVHALYVVEPIPLGGFTAGAEPASAGWDDVVEEQRAEGATATASVADLAADRSVDVVEAIEHGKPNEQILGYVDEHAIDAIVMGTHGRSGADRLVVGSVTEKVVRKSDVPVLTVRKG, encoded by the coding sequence ATGTACGACCGAATTCTCGTTCCGACCGATGGGAGCGAAGCGGCGACGACTGCGACCGAAGAGGCAGTCGACCTGGCCGATCTGAACGATGCGGAGGTTCACGCTCTGTACGTCGTGGAACCAATCCCACTCGGTGGGTTCACTGCCGGCGCTGAACCGGCGTCGGCCGGCTGGGACGACGTCGTCGAAGAACAACGGGCAGAAGGAGCGACCGCAACTGCGTCGGTCGCCGACCTCGCAGCCGACCGCAGCGTCGACGTCGTCGAGGCCATAGAACACGGCAAACCGAACGAACAGATCCTCGGGTACGTCGACGAACACGCGATCGACGCGATCGTGATGGGGACACACGGCAGGTCGGGCGCGGATCGACTCGTCGTCGGCAGCGTCACGGAGAAAGTCGTTCGCAAGAGCGACGTGCCAGTCCTCACAGTCCGAAAGGGGTGA
- a CDS encoding ABC transporter ATP-binding protein, translating to MTSIELESVDKIYDPSGQAVQAVDDMNISIQDGEFLVFVGPSGCGKTTTLRMIAGLESVTSGSIVFGDEDVTDVRPRERGVAMVFQDYALYPHMTVRKNIGFGLRLSSDYSEQEIERRVEETAEMLGIEDLLGDRPGELSGGQQQRVALGRAIVRDPTVFLLDEPLSNLDAKLRDDMRKEILRLQRELDVTSVYVTHDQTEAMAMGDRIAVMNEGELQQVGPPEEVYLDPANEFVAGFLGSPSMNFLETSVESVDGTARFDGPGEFTYERSIDSLSATLEGYDRVTVGIRPEDVSIVESGGVPVEVTVVEAMGDENVVYLETGGVELTGRIDSHVRFSRGDRVRIDFAPDDLYLFEPETGEAIETKASRIVEYEDLQQADATNVG from the coding sequence ATGACGTCGATCGAACTAGAGAGCGTTGACAAGATATACGACCCGAGCGGGCAAGCGGTACAGGCGGTCGACGATATGAACATCTCGATCCAGGACGGCGAATTCCTCGTCTTCGTCGGACCGAGTGGCTGTGGGAAGACGACGACGCTACGGATGATCGCGGGCCTCGAGAGCGTCACGTCGGGATCGATCGTCTTCGGTGACGAGGACGTCACCGACGTACGGCCCCGGGAACGCGGCGTGGCAATGGTCTTCCAGGACTACGCGCTGTATCCGCACATGACCGTTCGGAAGAACATCGGATTCGGGCTCCGACTGTCGTCGGACTACTCGGAGCAGGAGATCGAACGCCGGGTCGAGGAGACCGCCGAGATGCTCGGCATCGAAGACTTGCTCGGCGATCGGCCCGGCGAACTCTCGGGCGGCCAGCAACAGCGCGTGGCGCTCGGACGCGCGATCGTCCGCGATCCGACCGTCTTCCTGCTCGACGAACCGCTCAGCAACCTCGACGCGAAGCTCAGAGACGACATGCGAAAGGAGATCCTCCGCCTCCAGCGGGAACTCGACGTGACGTCCGTCTACGTCACCCACGACCAGACCGAGGCGATGGCGATGGGCGACCGAATCGCCGTCATGAACGAAGGCGAACTCCAGCAGGTCGGGCCGCCAGAGGAGGTGTACCTCGATCCCGCAAACGAGTTCGTCGCCGGGTTCCTGGGGAGTCCGAGCATGAACTTCCTCGAGACGTCGGTCGAATCGGTCGACGGAACGGCCAGATTCGACGGGCCAGGGGAGTTCACGTACGAGCGGTCGATCGACTCGCTCTCCGCAACCCTCGAGGGCTACGATCGGGTGACCGTCGGTATCCGGCCGGAAGACGTTTCGATCGTCGAGAGCGGTGGGGTCCCGGTCGAGGTGACCGTGGTCGAGGCGATGGGCGACGAGAACGTCGTCTACCTCGAGACCGGCGGCGTCGAACTGACTGGTCGCATCGACTCTCACGTCCGGTTTTCGCGTGGCGATCGGGTCCGGATCGACTTCGCTCCCGACGACCTCTACCTGTTCGAACCGGAGACCGGCGAGGCCATCGAGACGAAGGCATCCCGGATCGTCGAGTACGAGGACCTCCAGCAGGCCGATGCGACCAACGTCGGTTGA
- a CDS encoding carbohydrate ABC transporter permease: MSTTNSKESLPVRFAVYISLLVVVVITFVPLYWMIVAASLPQEEFFTLPPRLLPGTHFIENVQALEARFPYLRSVWNSVFVATVYTVISLFLCALAGFAFAKYEFKYREPLFYFILATLVLPVQIMIIPMYLLMAQFGLLDTHIALILPFLANPIGIFLMRQSMLSIPDSWLDAARIDGASEFQIFYRVVLPAMKPMLAALAIILFITQWNMFLYPLVILESEELFTIPLAIERLTGHHRIYFDQIMAAATIAIVPMIVLFLWLQEHFVRGFTNSM, encoded by the coding sequence ATGTCGACAACGAACTCCAAGGAATCGCTTCCCGTTCGATTCGCGGTGTACATCTCGCTACTCGTAGTCGTCGTGATCACGTTCGTCCCGCTGTACTGGATGATCGTCGCGGCGTCGCTGCCACAGGAGGAGTTCTTCACGCTCCCGCCGCGACTCTTGCCCGGGACGCACTTCATAGAGAACGTCCAGGCGCTCGAGGCGCGGTTTCCCTACCTGCGAAGCGTCTGGAACAGCGTGTTCGTCGCGACCGTCTACACCGTGATCTCGCTGTTCCTGTGTGCGCTCGCCGGCTTCGCGTTCGCGAAGTACGAGTTCAAGTACCGGGAGCCGCTGTTTTACTTCATCCTGGCGACACTGGTGTTGCCGGTCCAGATCATGATCATCCCGATGTACCTGCTGATGGCGCAGTTCGGTCTGTTGGACACACACATCGCGTTGATCCTGCCGTTTCTCGCCAATCCCATCGGGATCTTCCTGATGCGCCAGAGCATGCTGTCGATTCCTGACTCGTGGCTCGACGCCGCACGGATCGACGGCGCATCGGAGTTCCAGATCTTCTACCGCGTCGTGTTGCCGGCGATGAAGCCGATGCTGGCGGCGCTCGCGATCATTCTCTTTATCACTCAGTGGAACATGTTCCTCTACCCGCTGGTGATCTTGGAGAGCGAGGAACTGTTCACGATCCCGCTGGCCATCGAACGGCTAACGGGCCACCACCGGATCTACTTCGACCAGATCATGGCGGCAGCGACGATCGCGATCGTCCCGATGATCGTGCTGTTCCTGTGGCTGCAGGAACACTTCGTCCGCGGGTTCACGAACTCGATGTGA
- a CDS encoding carbohydrate ABC transporter permease yields MSLRDKRRVQSVRTSVRTKRNAVRDALPSFPGVPYLYILPFYVLFGLFLAFPVAYTFYLSFFRYHGRGSGYILEFDLFVFEFGVPRISNLEFVGLANYQRLFGDALFIQSVENTLVITLLQMPLMVLVSLLVALMLNAKFMQYSGYFRTAIAIPVTANYVAYSAIFLVMFAENFGFINYVLTAAGLPTIPWRTDGFWSRVSLAMALDWRWMGYNMLILFAGLQGIDRRLYEAAEIDGANRWEKFRYVTLPQLRPILLFVIVLSTIGSLQLFAEPMIITDGGPANQTITVVMYMYEEAFSRFNLGYASAITYALVVFVTILAYVQLKVGGE; encoded by the coding sequence ATGTCGCTGCGGGACAAACGGCGAGTGCAGTCGGTAAGAACCAGCGTCCGGACCAAACGCAACGCCGTCCGTGACGCGTTACCGAGCTTCCCGGGCGTTCCGTACCTGTACATCCTTCCGTTCTACGTACTGTTCGGTCTGTTCCTGGCGTTTCCGGTCGCCTACACGTTCTACCTGTCGTTTTTCAGGTACCACGGCCGAGGCTCCGGCTACATCCTCGAGTTCGACCTGTTCGTGTTCGAGTTCGGCGTGCCCCGGATCTCCAACCTCGAGTTCGTCGGGCTGGCGAACTACCAGCGGCTGTTCGGCGACGCCCTGTTCATCCAGTCGGTGGAGAACACGCTCGTCATCACGCTGTTGCAGATGCCGCTGATGGTACTTGTGTCGCTGCTGGTCGCGCTGATGTTGAACGCGAAGTTCATGCAGTACTCGGGGTACTTCCGGACAGCTATCGCGATTCCGGTCACCGCGAACTACGTCGCGTACTCGGCGATCTTCCTGGTGATGTTCGCCGAGAACTTCGGGTTCATCAACTACGTGCTCACGGCCGCAGGACTGCCGACGATCCCGTGGCGAACCGACGGCTTCTGGTCGAGAGTCTCCCTGGCGATGGCACTGGACTGGCGGTGGATGGGCTACAACATGCTCATCCTCTTTGCCGGGCTCCAGGGCATCGACAGGCGACTCTACGAGGCTGCAGAGATCGACGGCGCGAACCGCTGGGAGAAGTTCCGGTACGTCACCCTTCCCCAGCTCAGACCGATCCTGCTGTTCGTGATCGTGCTCTCGACGATCGGTTCGTTACAGCTGTTCGCGGAACCGATGATCATCACCGACGGCGGACCAGCGAACCAGACGATAACGGTCGTGATGTACATGTACGAGGAAGCGTTCAGCCGATTCAACCTCGGATACGCGAGCGCGATCACCTACGCGCTCGTCGTGTTCGTCACCATCCTGGCGTACGTCCAGCTGAAGGTCGGAGGTGAGTAA
- a CDS encoding ABC transporter substrate-binding protein yields MGAGTLGAALAGCVGLGDDPGDGEVVGVPDDADLSDSLQVWSLGTQPDGLEVVAQQYVEETGDDVDIQIDELGHDELHDSQQAAVAAGDGGPDIGAYEGRWTNQLVGTGGLVDLEDEIDAETEDAMVDWTWDRLSDDTGDGRYGIPIDIAPVVTFYNREIYDDLGISPDDIETYDDVIEYADELPDDTYWMGMGSGVLEWRWEMLVRQQGGEVYDEEGRLMINTEETRRAAEIIKELYETDTAVDEEEFTEPWTTGLAGNQIATVTSGAWMAGALIDTVPDMEGQWGIHLPPAVTEGGGRATNHGGSNLVIPNHKDDETIARAWDFLEFALTNEEQVMTIAEEAGIFPPLETVYDDEWWEQEQEFFGGDTYEPIVDIAADVPTMRMTADHREVYERMGDFIADYVVDEYDSAEEMAEDAEETLASDLNREIA; encoded by the coding sequence ATGGGAGCAGGCACGTTAGGAGCGGCGCTCGCAGGGTGTGTCGGCCTCGGGGACGACCCGGGCGACGGGGAAGTCGTCGGCGTCCCGGACGACGCGGACCTGTCCGACAGCCTCCAGGTCTGGAGCCTCGGAACCCAGCCCGACGGTCTCGAGGTGGTTGCCCAACAGTACGTCGAGGAGACCGGCGACGACGTCGACATCCAGATCGACGAACTCGGCCACGACGAACTCCACGACTCCCAGCAAGCGGCGGTCGCTGCGGGTGACGGCGGGCCGGACATCGGCGCGTACGAGGGTCGCTGGACGAACCAACTCGTCGGAACAGGAGGGCTCGTCGACCTCGAGGACGAAATCGACGCGGAGACCGAAGACGCGATGGTCGACTGGACGTGGGACAGGCTCTCGGACGATACCGGTGACGGCCGGTACGGTATCCCGATCGACATCGCGCCGGTCGTCACGTTCTACAACCGGGAGATCTACGACGACCTCGGCATCTCGCCCGACGACATCGAGACCTACGACGACGTCATCGAGTACGCCGACGAACTCCCCGACGACACCTACTGGATGGGGATGGGCAGTGGCGTCCTCGAGTGGCGCTGGGAAATGCTGGTGCGCCAGCAGGGGGGCGAGGTCTACGACGAGGAGGGGAGACTGATGATAAACACCGAGGAGACCCGTCGGGCGGCCGAGATCATCAAGGAACTGTACGAGACGGATACCGCAGTCGACGAGGAGGAGTTCACCGAACCGTGGACCACCGGGCTCGCCGGCAATCAGATCGCGACGGTTACGAGCGGTGCGTGGATGGCCGGCGCACTCATCGACACGGTGCCGGACATGGAGGGTCAGTGGGGGATCCACCTCCCGCCGGCGGTCACCGAGGGTGGTGGCCGGGCGACGAACCACGGCGGCTCCAATCTGGTCATCCCCAACCACAAGGACGACGAGACCATCGCTCGCGCCTGGGACTTCCTCGAGTTCGCGCTGACGAACGAAGAGCAAGTCATGACGATCGCCGAGGAAGCAGGGATCTTCCCGCCGCTCGAGACAGTCTACGACGACGAGTGGTGGGAGCAAGAACAGGAGTTCTTCGGTGGAGACACCTACGAACCGATCGTCGACATCGCTGCGGACGTTCCGACGATGCGGATGACTGCCGACCACCGCGAAGTGTACGAACGGATGGGTGATTTCATCGCGGACTACGTCGTCGACGAGTACGATTCGGCCGAGGAGATGGCCGAAGACGCCGAAGAAACGCTCGCCAGCGACCTCAACAGGGAGATCGCCTAA
- a CDS encoding glycoside hydrolase family 3 N-terminal domain-containing protein — translation MVQHRAGSSEPVVRDPDAILDGLSLSEKVGQLVGTWIGSMGEDVSLEDAKTMVREGNLGTVAAFGIGVSWFHDPERVAEVANEMQRTAVEETDHGIPLLLPVDGVHGHGYVDHAAVFPHGLGVAATRRPDLARTAGQVTATEMRATGANVNYAPTGDVVRDPRWGRTFETYGESPLLCSEFAAATVRGLESEADGERVAATIKHFPAYGDPTGGEDTGAVECDLATLYRDYLPPFEAAIDAGVSLVMPCYNAVNGEPAHGSEFILTELLRERLGFDGAVVSDWGGVDHLHEDHRVTRDQRDSARRAIDAGLDSISIGRDEHAAHLHDLVESGELPEERIDEAVRRILELKIDLGLFEDPYVDPGAASKIVGAPDHRDAVLEAARESQTLLKNDDLLPLDSDLEEVLVTGPNADSLRNQLGGWSVQQPKPDAGTTLLEGVEAATSDRTTVRYERGAGIDEPDDVDAAVDAAADADVAVVALGENWYYHEFGPQEVAGETGSFPTRTELGLPDAQRELLERVHETGTPTVLVLITGRPLAIEWAAEEIPAILMSYYPGSEGGTAIAETLFGTNNPSGRLPITVPRSVGHLPSHFDQLAHPTPIGDDEHPDSYDPLFEFGHGLSYTEFDVSDLETTNATIGPGEPVDVTVTVENVGDRAGARALDVFLRDDVSSRVRPVREHVAFATVDLEAGESTTVELTIPNDALAVTGPNGRRTVEPGTFTLFCDGCSTTVEVDSEY, via the coding sequence ATGGTTCAGCACCGAGCCGGTAGCTCGGAGCCTGTAGTCCGGGATCCGGACGCGATCCTGGACGGGCTCTCGCTTTCGGAAAAAGTCGGCCAGCTCGTCGGCACGTGGATCGGATCGATGGGTGAAGACGTCTCGCTCGAGGACGCGAAGACGATGGTCCGAGAGGGCAATCTCGGGACCGTCGCTGCGTTCGGCATCGGCGTCTCGTGGTTCCACGATCCGGAGCGCGTCGCCGAAGTAGCAAACGAGATGCAACGAACCGCCGTCGAAGAAACCGATCACGGAATCCCGCTGTTGCTCCCGGTCGACGGCGTCCACGGTCACGGGTACGTCGACCACGCGGCAGTCTTCCCGCACGGACTGGGCGTCGCGGCGACCCGCCGCCCCGATCTCGCGCGAACAGCGGGGCAGGTCACCGCGACCGAGATGCGCGCCACCGGCGCCAACGTCAACTACGCGCCTACCGGAGACGTCGTCCGCGATCCGCGGTGGGGTCGCACCTTCGAGACCTACGGAGAGAGTCCGCTGCTCTGTAGCGAGTTCGCCGCCGCCACGGTCCGCGGTCTCGAGTCCGAAGCCGACGGCGAACGCGTGGCAGCGACGATCAAGCACTTCCCGGCGTACGGCGATCCGACCGGCGGCGAGGACACGGGTGCCGTCGAGTGCGACCTCGCGACGCTCTACCGGGACTACCTGCCGCCGTTCGAAGCCGCGATCGACGCCGGTGTCTCGCTCGTGATGCCGTGTTACAACGCCGTCAACGGCGAACCAGCCCACGGCTCGGAGTTCATCCTCACCGAACTGCTCCGGGAGCGACTGGGATTCGACGGGGCCGTCGTCTCCGACTGGGGTGGCGTCGATCACCTCCACGAGGACCACCGCGTCACCCGCGACCAGCGCGACTCCGCACGGCGAGCGATCGACGCGGGACTCGACTCCATCTCGATCGGCCGCGACGAACACGCCGCGCACCTGCACGATCTCGTCGAGAGCGGCGAACTTCCGGAGGAACGTATCGACGAGGCCGTTCGTCGCATCCTCGAGCTCAAAATCGATCTCGGGCTGTTCGAGGACCCCTACGTCGACCCCGGGGCAGCATCGAAAATCGTCGGCGCACCCGACCACCGCGACGCGGTACTCGAGGCCGCTCGCGAGTCCCAGACCCTGCTGAAAAACGACGACCTCCTCCCGCTCGACTCCGACCTCGAGGAGGTCCTCGTAACCGGACCGAATGCCGACTCGCTGCGCAACCAGCTAGGTGGCTGGAGCGTCCAGCAGCCCAAACCGGACGCAGGGACGACCCTCCTCGAGGGGGTCGAAGCCGCGACCAGCGATCGGACGACCGTCCGGTACGAACGCGGTGCGGGCATCGACGAACCGGACGACGTCGACGCCGCGGTCGACGCGGCCGCCGACGCTGACGTCGCCGTCGTCGCACTCGGCGAGAACTGGTACTACCACGAGTTCGGCCCCCAGGAGGTCGCGGGCGAGACCGGTTCTTTCCCCACCAGGACCGAACTCGGGCTCCCCGACGCCCAGCGCGAACTGCTCGAGCGCGTTCACGAGACGGGGACGCCGACGGTGCTCGTCCTGATCACCGGTCGACCGCTGGCGATCGAGTGGGCGGCCGAGGAGATTCCCGCGATCCTCATGTCCTACTATCCCGGCAGCGAGGGTGGCACTGCGATCGCGGAGACGCTGTTCGGCACCAACAACCCATCCGGACGGCTCCCGATCACGGTGCCGCGGTCTGTAGGGCACTTGCCTTCCCACTTCGATCAACTCGCTCACCCGACGCCCATCGGCGACGACGAGCATCCCGACTCGTACGATCCTCTCTTCGAGTTCGGCCACGGGCTGAGCTACACCGAGTTCGACGTGTCGGATCTCGAGACGACGAACGCTACGATTGGGCCCGGAGAACCGGTCGACGTCACGGTGACGGTCGAGAACGTCGGCGACCGTGCCGGCGCACGTGCGCTGGACGTGTTCCTGCGCGACGACGTCTCCTCTCGCGTCCGTCCCGTCCGCGAACACGTCGCCTTCGCGACGGTCGACCTCGAGGCCGGCGAGTCGACCACTGTCGAACTGACGATCCCCAACGACGCGCTCGCGGTCACCGGTCCGAACGGCCGGCGAACGGTCGAACCGGGGACGTTTACTCTCTTCTGTGACGGTTGCTCGACGACGGTCGAGGTCGACTCGGAGTACTGA
- a CDS encoding TrmB family transcriptional regulator, whose translation MDTDTLRRALEESGLTEYEVDAYLTLLEVGSSSVVGIAERSSVPAPQIYDTVRALEERGFVETIERDKLHARAREPVEIIDELREKSQMLADAADEVEERWERPDEQDFRVNVLKRRESLVNNAREAIENANVSVEVAATPAQLEQLQPALRDATDRGVKTWVTLCGDGESVDAGDVGVLQVRWRKLPGPFIAIVDRRRAFFAPATHHGEPYGIVINDDILTLVLHWFYLTLIWLPSERRYVDADRLPTYVSIEGFILDVAPLWYDGATIDVRVLGQDPETGEYTEVQGELTYIAAEGGTVPSRNPTVTELSGYATLVVDDDGRQYSIGGWGAVFEDVEAEIIAIEGIEFPTP comes from the coding sequence ATGGACACCGACACGCTCCGGCGGGCGCTCGAGGAAAGCGGGCTCACCGAGTACGAGGTCGATGCCTACCTGACGCTTCTCGAGGTAGGGTCGTCTTCGGTCGTCGGGATCGCCGAACGGTCGTCGGTTCCGGCACCACAGATCTACGACACCGTCCGAGCCCTGGAGGAGCGCGGGTTCGTCGAGACGATCGAGCGGGACAAGCTTCACGCTCGAGCGAGAGAGCCGGTCGAGATTATCGACGAGCTACGCGAGAAGAGCCAGATGCTGGCCGACGCCGCCGACGAGGTCGAAGAGCGGTGGGAACGACCGGACGAACAGGATTTCCGGGTGAACGTCCTCAAACGCCGCGAGAGCCTCGTCAACAACGCGCGGGAGGCGATCGAAAACGCGAACGTGTCGGTGGAGGTGGCCGCGACGCCGGCACAACTCGAGCAACTCCAGCCGGCGCTACGGGACGCGACCGATCGGGGCGTCAAAACGTGGGTCACGCTCTGTGGCGACGGGGAGTCGGTCGACGCGGGCGACGTCGGCGTGTTGCAGGTTCGCTGGCGCAAGCTACCCGGTCCGTTCATCGCGATCGTCGATCGTCGACGCGCGTTCTTCGCGCCGGCCACCCACCACGGCGAGCCCTACGGCATCGTCATCAACGACGACATCCTCACGCTGGTGCTTCACTGGTTCTACCTGACGCTCATCTGGCTCCCCAGCGAGCGACGCTACGTGGACGCCGATCGGCTGCCGACGTACGTCTCGATCGAGGGGTTCATCCTCGACGTCGCGCCGCTGTGGTACGACGGGGCGACGATCGACGTCCGGGTGCTCGGGCAGGATCCGGAGACGGGCGAGTACACCGAGGTGCAGGGCGAACTCACGTACATCGCAGCCGAGGGTGGAACGGTGCCGTCGCGAAACCCCACCGTCACCGAACTCTCCGGCTACGCGACGCTCGTCGTCGACGACGACGGGCGTCAGTACTCGATCGGCGGCTGGGGCGCGGTCTTCGAGGACGTCGAAGCCGAGATCATCGCTATCGAGGGGATCGAGTTCCCGACGCCATGA
- a CDS encoding spermidine synthase: MEVQEVTSYRPSKPELAVFVSGVVSMGLEILAVRVVAPQFGSHIYTVGGILTVFLVALSLGYWQGGKLASTASTRQMSWIMLGTAVYVAVVVYASDLLLVQTSTLALPPRYASLPAVVILFGPPTYLLGFISPYAAELSAKVSTGEASGHVYALGTIGSIVGSAATTFVLIPALTVDQIGLFFGLALVGTAIALGLPRPSRRSILASGLVTLLLVAAVGGGPLAFDYRGDVVHETGTPHQQLEIVDDGDVRTMYLDGARHSATDLENPDRHVFTYTRYFHLPMLMVDDPDDVDRVLFVGGGGYTGPQDFAEQYDATVDVVEIDPEVTDAAETYFGLDRGAVNIHTEDGRQFLQGTDETYDVIVLDAYKKDQVPFHLTTVEFMELLSDRLTEDGVVHANVIAAPSGSAAEFYHAQYETMDEVFPDVYSFRTSDQNAVQNIQVVATNDETDFSQADLAERNDARDTGVDLEDAVDNWLDDPDSEDVPVLTDDRGEVDSLLDPMFGQRYVIEETDDVAAENDSTESPATIDGEPALESQSPS, translated from the coding sequence ATGGAAGTGCAGGAGGTCACGTCGTACCGACCGAGCAAACCCGAACTGGCCGTGTTCGTCTCCGGCGTCGTCAGCATGGGACTCGAGATCCTGGCAGTCAGGGTCGTCGCCCCGCAGTTCGGGAGCCACATCTACACGGTCGGCGGTATCCTGACGGTCTTTCTCGTCGCGTTGAGTCTCGGCTACTGGCAGGGCGGGAAACTCGCGTCGACGGCGTCGACCCGCCAGATGTCCTGGATCATGCTCGGAACTGCAGTCTACGTCGCCGTCGTCGTCTACGCGAGCGATCTCTTGCTCGTGCAGACGTCGACGCTCGCGCTGCCGCCACGCTATGCGTCCCTGCCAGCGGTTGTTATCCTCTTCGGACCGCCGACGTACTTGCTGGGCTTTATCAGCCCGTACGCCGCCGAGCTATCGGCGAAGGTCAGCACCGGCGAAGCGTCGGGTCACGTCTACGCGCTCGGAACGATCGGCAGCATCGTCGGCTCCGCGGCGACGACGTTCGTCCTCATCCCCGCGTTGACCGTCGACCAGATCGGACTGTTCTTCGGTCTCGCGCTCGTCGGAACGGCGATCGCCCTCGGGCTTCCCCGACCCTCTCGCAGATCGATACTCGCAAGCGGACTCGTCACGCTCTTGCTCGTCGCAGCCGTCGGCGGCGGTCCGCTCGCGTTCGACTACCGTGGCGACGTCGTCCACGAGACCGGGACGCCACACCAGCAACTCGAGATCGTCGACGACGGCGACGTCCGCACGATGTACCTCGACGGCGCTCGCCACAGCGCGACCGATCTCGAGAACCCCGACCGCCACGTCTTCACCTATACGCGATACTTTCACCTGCCGATGTTGATGGTCGACGATCCAGACGACGTCGATCGGGTATTATTCGTCGGTGGCGGCGGCTACACTGGCCCGCAGGATTTCGCGGAGCAGTACGACGCGACCGTCGACGTGGTCGAGATAGATCCCGAAGTGACCGACGCCGCGGAGACCTACTTCGGACTCGACAGAGGGGCAGTGAACATCCACACCGAAGACGGTCGGCAGTTCCTCCAGGGAACCGACGAGACCTACGACGTGATCGTCCTCGACGCCTACAAGAAAGATCAGGTTCCGTTTCATCTGACCACTGTCGAGTTCATGGAGTTGCTCTCGGATCGACTGACGGAGGACGGCGTCGTCCACGCGAACGTGATCGCCGCCCCCTCTGGCTCGGCCGCCGAGTTCTATCACGCCCAGTACGAGACGATGGACGAGGTCTTCCCCGACGTCTACAGCTTCCGCACCAGCGACCAGAACGCCGTCCAGAACATTCAGGTCGTGGCGACGAACGACGAAACCGACTTCTCACAGGCCGACCTCGCCGAGCGAAACGACGCGCGTGATACTGGCGTCGACCTCGAGGACGCGGTCGACAACTGGTTGGACGACCCAGACTCGGAGGACGTCCCCGTACTCACGGACGATCGAGGCGAAGTCGACAGCCTGCTCGATCCGATGTTCGGACAGCGATACGTCATCGAAGAAACCGACGACGTGGCAGCCGAGAACGACTCGACAGAGTCGCCGGCAACGATAGATGGAGAACCAGCGCTCGAGTCGCAGTCCCCGTCGTAA
- a CDS encoding bacteriorhodopsin codes for MIPNTTILAISSGVLGLLAVVFLAGSRLLSPEIRRYGYVAVLASGAMSVTYLLMSAEVLTVSTSGTDESVVRFIGYTVVWAGISYVLGAVADAGQRKTAAVFGCSLVTLWGTFASWLVSGLAGTVVSLGIVLGFVGLVYLLVGPVSRTAAATSEHRELLYSKLEYLILLSWAGLIMLGLLSEQNLGLTGSFVGQIAASYVDLVLLVGFGGLVLRNTTALEQTAATTVLLPFFDGDDTGETATSGAETTADTAD; via the coding sequence ATGATTCCGAACACGACGATCCTCGCCATCTCGAGTGGCGTGCTTGGCCTACTGGCAGTCGTCTTTCTGGCCGGTAGCCGGCTGTTGTCGCCGGAGATACGCCGGTACGGGTACGTGGCTGTACTCGCGTCCGGTGCTATGAGCGTGACGTACTTGCTGATGTCGGCCGAGGTGCTGACGGTCAGTACGAGCGGCACCGACGAGTCCGTGGTCCGATTTATCGGCTACACGGTCGTCTGGGCCGGGATCAGCTACGTCCTCGGTGCAGTCGCCGATGCAGGACAGCGAAAGACCGCGGCCGTCTTCGGCTGTAGCCTGGTCACTCTCTGGGGGACGTTTGCGAGCTGGTTAGTGAGCGGACTGGCCGGAACAGTCGTCTCGCTCGGTATCGTGCTGGGATTCGTCGGACTCGTCTACCTGCTCGTCGGGCCGGTTTCGCGGACGGCCGCAGCGACGAGCGAACACCGGGAACTGCTGTACAGCAAGCTCGAGTACCTGATACTACTCTCCTGGGCGGGGCTTATCATGCTAGGACTCCTTTCGGAGCAGAACCTCGGGCTCACCGGCAGCTTCGTCGGACAGATCGCGGCGAGCTACGTCGATCTCGTCTTGCTCGTCGGGTTCGGCGGACTCGTACTCCGGAACACGACCGCACTCGAGCAGACTGCCGCCACGACGGTTCTCCTTCCGTTTTTCGATGGCGACGACACCGGTGAGACGGCCACGAGCGGGGCGGAGACGACCGCCGACACAGCGGACTGA
- a CDS encoding thrombospondin type 3 repeat-containing protein: MTTDSDSDGLTDGLESSKGDPRVLAALNAVLSVLFAWWIVWGLAILGTIQYSRPTVLAVAVGLFVLTHFITKK, encoded by the coding sequence ATGACCACCGATTCCGATTCCGACGGACTCACGGACGGACTCGAGTCTTCGAAGGGGGATCCGCGCGTCCTGGCCGCACTGAACGCGGTGCTGTCGGTACTCTTTGCCTGGTGGATCGTCTGGGGACTCGCCATCCTCGGAACGATCCAGTACAGTCGACCGACCGTACTCGCGGTCGCCGTCGGACTGTTCGTCCTCACACACTTTATCACTAAAAAGTGA